In Mangifera indica cultivar Alphonso chromosome 1, CATAS_Mindica_2.1, whole genome shotgun sequence, a single genomic region encodes these proteins:
- the LOC123220573 gene encoding farnesyl pyrophosphate synthase: protein MCYTFTLDNFSTNRIDINNQRTASNRVAETAHGTQHDSNRNRGISLTRQNFSYKTKAKANQHFAAILSLSFSFSSKMSDLKSKFVEVYNILKQELLNDPAFEFTDVSRQWVERMLDYNVPGGKLNRGLSVVDSYKLLKEGEELTDDEIFLSSALGWCIEWLQAYFLVLDDIMDGSHTRRGQPCWFRRPKIGMIAVNDGIILRNHIPRILKKHFRGKPYYVDLLDLFNEVEFQTASGQMIDLITTIEGEKDLTKYSLPLHCQIVQYKTAYYSFYLPVACALLMAGKNLDDHIDVKNILIEMGIYFQVQDDYLDCFGTPEVIGKIGTDIEDFKCSWLVVKAMERCNEEQKKLLIENYGKADPACVAKVKELYNTIDLQGAFAEYESASYEKLIKSIEAHPNKAIQALLKSFLAKIYKRQK from the exons ATGTGCTACACATTTACCTTGGATAACTTTTCCACAAACAGAATCGATATAAACAACCAACGCACAGCATCCAACAGAGTGGCTGAAACAGCACACGGAACACAGCACGACAGCAACAGGAACAGGGGCATTTCATTGACCAGACAAAACTTTTCCTATAAAACCAAAGCAAAAGCTAACCAACACTTCGCAgccattctctctctctctttctcattcaGCAGCAAGATGAGTGATTTGAAGTCCAAGTTCGTGGAGGTTTACAATATCTTAAAACAGGAGCTTCTCAATGACCCTGCCTTTGAATTTACTGACGTTTCTCGCCAATGGGTCGAACGT ATGCTGGATTACAATGTTCCTGGAG GGAAGCTGAACCGAGGGCTTTCTGTTGTTGACAGCTACAAGTTACTGAAAGAAGGGGAAGAACTAACAGATGATgaaatttttctttcatctgCACTTGGCTGGTGTATCGAATGG CTTCAGgcttattttcttgttcttgaTGATATCATGGATGGCTCACATACACGTCGTGGTCAACCTTGCTGGTTCAGACGTCCGAAG ATTGGTATGATTGCCGTAAATGATGGCATAATACTTCGCAACCATATCCCAAGAATTTTGAAGAAGCATTTTAGGGGAAAGCCTTATTATGTGGACTTGTTGGATTTATTTAATGAG GTCGAATTTCAAACAGCTTCAGGACAAATGATAGACTTAATTACTACAATTGAGGGGGAGAAAGATCTAACAAAGTATTCATTGCCACT TCATTGCCAGATAGTTCAGTACAAAACTGCTTATTACTCTTTCTACCTTCCG GTTGCTTGTGCTTTACTTATGGCAGGCAAAAATCTTGATGATCACATTGATGTCAAGAACATTCTTATTGAAATGGGAATCTATTTTCAAGTACAG GATGATTATCTAGATTGTTTTGGCACTCCTGAAGTGATTGGTAAG ATTGGAACTGATATTGAAGATTTTAAGTGCTCTTGGTTGGTTGTGAAAGCAATGGAACGTTGTAACGAAGAAcagaagaaattgttaatt GAGAATTATGGGAAAGCAGATCCAGCCTGTGTTGCAAAAGTAAAAGAGCTTTACAATACTATCGATCTTCAG GGTGCGTTTGCAGAGTATGAAAGTGCAAGTTATGAAAAGTTAATCAAATCCATTGAAGCTCATCCCAATAAGGCCATTCAAGCTTTGTTGAAGTCATTTTTAGCCAAGATATATAAGAGGCAGAAGTAG
- the LOC123220535 gene encoding uncharacterized protein LOC123220535, whose product MVEETDQEFEQEILQYVWEALQKALQESETRFQRLLMESFDASHRMLMESFDEINNLIRGSSLPRIENFEQNFNLAEANTEEVAKNLEHKIELIEEETVMEYLEDRVDTEEVVENLELKIELTEEETIVEYLEDRFQLLEMKVPVEMVAVTNYGHFQGEFKTNAEHVSIQERKYVVHNCDGSLRQRNMRVRSVKVKVKKKKKKKKESVNAELLILPKMKEFGLPSKGGETFCIALAKMRGVGEDVVAYRLGLYLTIAQEEAVKALIQKLPKFILKVVSIDCSECPISFEEFSVVNEVKASQLTERDLNTVASQGAYYYFHQIFRNKLGTTTLAHKRKRISDTNTKQWEQPQSFQSGSFTLDEVILAAFELPPYGTSHVIKKFEGKAGYSGLWKGVNVAGIGITLLVALELSNGVNASLEETHKKSLTLLQIQMVEMYETILGRQFNKCHELGQYVCGEELGLFIVVPQEVVYVGFYIVYMVNVLLCYHSVFMGCQIFGNYVEDNILISLEKLVWWLKETSHFETLP is encoded by the coding sequence ATGGTTGAAGAAACAGACCAAGAATTTGAGCAAGAAATATTACAGTATGTATGGGAGGCATTGCAAAAGGCGTTGCAAGAATCAGAGACGCGTTTTCAGAGGTTGCTAATGGAGTCCTTTGACGCTTCTCATAGGATGCTAATGGAGTCCTTTGATGAGATCAACAACTTGATTAGAGGTTCGAGTCTGCCAcggattgaaaattttgaacagaATTTTAACCTAGCTGAAGCAAACACAGAAGAAGTTGctaaaaatcttgaacataaaattgagttaattGAAGAGGAAACTGTTATGGAATATCTGGAAGATAGGGTTGACACAGAAGAAGTTGTTGAAAATCTTGAACTTAAAATTGAGTTAACTGAAGAGGAAACTATTGTAGAATATCTGGAAGACAGGTTTCAATTGTTAGAGATGAAAGTGCCTGTGGAAATGGTGGCGGTAACTAATTATGGTCACTTTCAAGGTGAATTCAAGACAAATGCAGAACATGTATCAATCCAAGAGAGAAAGTATGTGGTGCATAATTGTGATGGCTCATTGAGACAACGAAATATGCGAGTTAGATCAGTGAAGGTAAaggtaaagaaaaagaaaaagaaaaagaaagagagtgttAATGCTGAGTTGTTAATATTGCCCAAAATGAAGGAGTTTGGTTTGCCGTCAAAGGGTGGAGAGACTTTTTGTATAGCATTGGCGAAGATGAGAGGCGTTGGCGAAGATGTTGTAGCATACCGACTTGGACTTTATCTAACTATAGCTCAAGAAGAAGCAGTGAAGGCACTCATTCAGAAACTTCcaaagtttatattaaaagttgtTTCCATTGATTGCAGTGAATGTCCCATCAGCTTTGAAGAGTTTTCTGTGGTGAATGAGGTAAAGGCGTCGCAACTAACTGAGCGTGACTTGAATACTGTTGCATCTCAAGGCGCTTACTACTATTTCCATCAAATATTCAGAAATAAACTTGGAACTACAACACTTGCACACAAGAGAAAAAGGATCAGTGATACTAATACAAAACAATGGGAGCAACCCCAGTCCTTTCAATCAGGATCATTTACTTTAGATGAAGTGATTCTTGCTGCCTTTGAGCTTCCTCCCTATGGAACTAGtcatgtaattaaaaaatttgagggCAAAGCTGGATATTCGGGCCTTTGGAAGGGTGTTAATGTAGCTGGAATTGGTATCACATTACTTGTAGCCCTTGAGCTGTCCAATGGGGTGAATGCTTCTTTGGAAGAGACTCACAAAAAATCCCTAACATTGTTACAGATTCAAATGGTTGAGATGTATGAGACGATTCTTGGGAGACAATTCAACAAATGTCATGAATTGGGACAGTATGTGTGTGGTGAGGAGCTTGGTCTGTTCATTGTGGTGCCACAAGAAGTTGTTTATGTTGGTTTTTACATTGTTTACATGGTTAATGTTCTCTTGTGTTACCATTCTGTTTTCATGGGGTGCCAGATATTTGGCAATTATGTTGAAGATAACATCCTCATTTCCTTAGAGAAACTTGTGTGGTGGCTTAAAGAGACTTCACATTTCGAAACTCTTCCTTGA